A region of Diospyros lotus cultivar Yz01 chromosome 3, ASM1463336v1, whole genome shotgun sequence DNA encodes the following proteins:
- the LOC127797449 gene encoding UBP1-associated protein 2A-like: MAKKRKIRPSEPEQPQSQVKAEDEAEAEPEQVPEQVPEQQEEDQEPVKQEPQEDQAQNMEEDEQEGGDEEEGEGEEEEEEEEEEEEEGQGNGAASAEQAAPDSNGGENEDEEELEEEPVEKLLEPFGKDQLVALVREAVAKHPDLIDSVQRVADADPSHRKIFVHGLGWDTNAETLTNVFGKYGEIEDCKAVVDKVSGKSKGYGFILFKHRTGARKALKQPQKKIGNRMTSCQLASAGPVPAPPPTAPPVSEYTQRKIFVSNVSAELDPQKLLEYFRKYGEIEEGPLGLDKQTGKPKGFCLFVYKSVESAKKALEEPHKTFEGHTLHCQKAIDGPKPNKPFFQPQHQQQQFHPHTSRKEKSKYTSVPGTGGPGHLMAPSGPTVGYNPAVAAPALNPALGQALTALLASQGAGLGITNLLGGLAAPVNQGVPPVMNNPGYGNQPGASYGNQQGMQGGYQNPQLGQGGGRPQLGGGPYMGHGH, encoded by the coding sequence ATGGCCAAGAAGCGAAAGATCCGACCCTCCGAACCCGAGCAGCCCCAATCCCAGGTTAAAGCTGAAGACGAGGCTGAAGCTGAACCAGAACAAGTTCCAGAACAGGTTCCAGAACAACAAGAGGAAGATCAGGAACCGGTAAAGCAAGAACCTCAGGAAGATCAAGCTCAAAACATGGAAGAGGACGAACAGGAGGGCGGAGATGAGgaagagggggagggggaggaggaggaggaggaagaggaagaggaagaagaagagggtcAGGGAAACGGCGCCGCTTCCGCCGAGCAAGCAGCCCCCGATTCGAACGGCGGTGAGAATGAAGATGAGGAGGAATTGGAGGAAGAGCCGGTGGAGAAGCTTCTGGAGCCGTTTGGGAAGGATCAGCTGGTGGCTCTGGTGAGAGAGGCGGTTGCGAAGCACCCAGACTTGATCGATAGTGTCCAGAGGGTCGCCGACGCCGACCCGTCCCACCGCAAGATCTTCGTGCACGGACTCGGCTGGGACACCAACGCCGAAACCCTAACTAATGTTTTTGGCAAGTACGGTGAGATCGAGGATTGCAAGGCCGTGGTTGACAAAGTATCTGGTAAATCTAAAGGCTATGGCTTCATTCTCTTCAAACACCGGACTGGGGCTCGGAAGGCCCTCAAACAGCCTCAGAAGAAGATCGGCAATCGGATGACCTCGTGCCAGTTGGCCTCAGCCGGGCCGGTCCCCGCTCCTCCACCTACCGCCCCGCCTGTCTCTGAGTATACTCAGAGGAAGATATTCGTGAGCAATGTGTCAGCGGAACTTGATCCCCAGAAGCTGCTCGAGTACTTCCGCAAATATGGAGAGATTGAGGAGGGACCTTTGGGGCTAGACAAGCAAACTGGGAAACCTAAGGGGTTCTGTCTTTTTGTGTATAAATCGGTCGAGAGCGCAAAGAAGGCCTTGGAAGAACCTCACAAGACCTTTGAAGGCCACACCTTGCACTGCCAGAAGGCAATTGATGGTCCTAAGCCGAATAAGCCCTTTTTTCAGCCACAGCATCAGCAGCAGCAGTTTCATCCTCACACTTCAAGGAAAGAAAAGAGTAAATATACGTCTGTTCCAGGGACTGGAGGACCTGGACACTTGATGGCCCCATCAGGGCCTACGGTTGGTTATAATCCTGCTGTTGCAGCGCCAGCATTGAACCCCGCACTCGGCCAGGCCTTGACTGCCCTGCTTGCTAGTCAGGGAGCTGGGTTAGGCATTACTAACCTGCTTGGTGGGCTTGCGGCACCAGTGAACCAAGGCGTTCCTCCAGTGATGAACAATCCAGGATACGGGAATCAACCTGGTGCCAGCTATGGAAATCAGCAAGGGATGCAGGGTGGCTATCAGAACCCGCAGCTGGGGCAAGGTGGTGGTAGACCACAGCTAGGCGGTGGGCCTTACATGGGTCACGGTCACTAG